The Thiorhodovibrio litoralis genome includes a window with the following:
- a CDS encoding GNAT family N-acetyltransferase — MARLLLPGERITDPRDSDWYQSYWLIADGERLGTLALQVWDFGWAGPHLGFASLYVFPERRRQGHATRLLSALFSAVEQVGLSALRLETDWLWQPAVRLYLNAGFAVVNWKHALSLVRWRDQPPPQIRVRPGCIDLLREQDQTPLFTATRDGEQLLWSDHRTEAEREDRANRLHWEPTLALWLGVQGWPLIRSEQTWADRLRWMDAGMPEGLAHKIQLWEAYARHHGLPVRTPRIPGLSYPCWEELSGARSGDCAVMQ, encoded by the coding sequence TTGGCGCGCTTGCTGCTGCCCGGCGAGCGGATCACCGACCCGCGCGATTCCGACTGGTACCAATCCTATTGGCTCATCGCTGATGGCGAGCGACTGGGCACCCTGGCGTTGCAGGTCTGGGACTTTGGCTGGGCTGGACCGCACCTCGGTTTTGCGAGCTTGTATGTCTTTCCGGAACGCCGCCGACAGGGGCATGCAACGCGGCTGCTGAGCGCACTCTTTTCTGCTGTGGAGCAGGTGGGCCTGTCGGCACTGCGGCTGGAGACGGACTGGCTCTGGCAGCCGGCGGTGCGGCTGTATCTCAATGCCGGGTTTGCGGTGGTCAACTGGAAGCACGCGCTGAGTCTGGTGCGCTGGCGCGACCAGCCGCCGCCGCAGATTCGAGTCAGACCGGGGTGCATTGATCTGCTGCGTGAGCAGGATCAAACGCCGCTCTTCACCGCCACACGCGATGGCGAGCAATTGCTCTGGAGCGACCACCGCACCGAGGCAGAGCGCGAAGACCGCGCTAACAGGTTGCACTGGGAGCCAACATTAGCGCTCTGGCTAGGGGTGCAGGGCTGGCCGCTGATCCGCAGCGAGCAGACCTGGGCGGATCGACTACGCTGGATGGACGCCGGTATGCCAGAGGGTCTAGCCCACAAGATCCAGCTTTGGGAAGCCTATGCTCGCCACCATGGCCTGCCCGTGCGCACCCCGCGCATTCCGGGGCTCAGCTAT